The sequence below is a genomic window from Fusobacterium varium.
TTCCCCATTAATTCTTCAGCAGTATAATAATCTACTAAACTAGTGACTGTTTGAATAGTATTTTCATGTCCTATATCTATTTGAACTTTATATAGTTTATTTGCAGTTGCTACCTTCTCAACTTCAACTATTTTTCCTACTCTCATTTCAAGTTTTGCAAAATCTGAATATTTGATTTTTTCCATATCTTTTCCCCCTAAAAAATATTTTATTTATCTATATAGATATTAAATCTATCTGTTATCTCTTTAAGTTTTTCAAATTTATCTAAAACTTCCTCTTTATCCTCTACTCCAAGTTTCAATAAAAGAGCATTTAAAATAACAATTCCTGGTACAAATGTATATGCCTTTTCTCCATTTTTAGTTGTTAAAACTAAGTCCGATATATTTCCAAGAGTTGAATCTTTTTTATCTGTTACTGTTATAACCTTATTTCCTTGCTCCTTAAAGAATTCTGTCACTTGACAAGTGAAGTTTGTATATGGATGGAATGAAATTGTAAATAAAAGATCATCTTTTTGAGAATAAAGAAGTTTATCTGTAAAATCTGAAGCTCCAGAGATCATAAGTTCTACACCTTCTCTAAACTCTTTAAGCATAAAGTATAGATAATAAGCTAGTGCATATGACCCTCTTGCTCCTAAGATATATAGCTTTCTACTGCTCTTTATCCATTCTACTGCTTGGTCCAATGCCTTTTCAATTTCAAGAACATCAATCTCTTGCAAAAGTTCAACATTTGTATCTATTACCTCTTGTAAAATATTTGTTCCACCAGACATCTCATCTATACTATTTTTTAACCCTTTCATATAAGAAGTCTCTTTTTCAACCTCTTTTTGAAATATCTTTTGAAAATCAGGGTATCCTCTAAACCCTAAGTTTTTAGAAAATCTAGTTATTGTAGCTGGGCTTGTATCTGTCTCTTTCGCCAATTGATTTATTGAAATAAATGAAACTATACTTTGATTATATCTTATATAATCAGCTATTTTTTTAAAACTTTTACTAAAGCTATCATAATTGTCGTCTAAATATCCAAGTATTTTCTTCTTCATAACCTATGTCCCTTTCTATTAAAAAATATCTGTTTTAGTTACAATTATACCCCATTCTTTATATAAAATCAAAAACATTTTTTCTATTTTATTTTATCAAACCATTTAGTAAATCTATACATATCAACTAATTTTTCCATAGTTTCATATATCATATATCCAGCTAATCTACTTGTTCTATTTGCTACATCATATCTAGGATTTATCTCTGCAAAGTCTAAACATACAACTTTTTTAGTTTCCATTAAGGCTCTTAAAATTCTCTTTCCTTTTTTAGAATCCATTCCTAATACAGTTGGAAATGATACTCCTGGAGCTGCTGCCCCATCAAAGACATCCATACATATTGTCACATAAACTATATCCATCTTCTTAACAAAAGATTTTAAAGATGATATTGTAAACTCTTCTGGATACTCCTCTTCTAAAACTAAAACACCTTTTTCATCAGCATTTTTTATAAGTGATCTACTATTTTCCAATCTTTGAAAACCTGTTATTGCATACTCTACATTCTTATCTTCATCTAATATCTTTTTAAAAGATGTTTCAGATGTCATTCTCTCATCATAGGATTTTATATCCAAATGAGCATCAAAACTAATTATTCCTATTTTTTTATCTGGAAAAGCCTTTCTTATTCCTTTATAAGCTCCATAAACTATATCGTGCCCTCCACCTAAACCAATAGGAAAAAGCCCTTTAGAGTAAATATCAGCTATCTTTTCACTGTACTCTTCTTGTGCCTCTTCTAAAGTTTTTTTCTCTAAGTTTCCATAATCATATATTCTTAAATTTTTAATATTTGGTAGTTCACTTAATCCTTTTCTAATAGCATTAGCACCTTCAGAAGCTCCAGCTACTCCTTCATCTCTTAAAATTCCATCTTCTGTATCATAACCAACAAAGCAAACTCCACCTTTTTCTTGAGCCTCGCTTATATCTTTTACAACTTGCCATAATTTTAAATCATCCTCTTCAAAGCTATCTATTTTACCATTCCAAAGTTTTTTCATATTAGCTCCTCCTCTGTTGATTTAATATCTTAATACAATAATTACTCTAATTTTATTGAATTGTCAATAGAAATAATACCTAGATAGTTATATTTTACACTATATTCAATAAAAAACTTTTTTTATTTATAATCTTTTAAAAAAAATTGAGGATAACTATTAATTATCCTCAATAATATTTTTTCTTTAATATTTTTTATTTATTATAAGTATCTATATCTAGCATATTTTCACTCTTTGCTACATAAATACTTGTTGCACTATCTCCAATTACATTTAGTGAAGTAACTAGCATTTCAATAGGTCTATTTATTGCTAAAATCAATGAATAAACTAAGATAGCTGCATCATTTACATATCCTAAACCACTTAGAATTGTAAATAATACTACTGCTCCAGCTCCTGGTGCTGCTGGAGTTCCTACTGATGCCACTAAAGCTAATAATCCTATAACAAAAATATTTGTCATTGTAACTTCATATCCAGCTGCTGCTGCAACAAATACTGCTGCTATAACCTGCATTATTGCTGTTCCATTCATATTTGTTGTCATTCCTAAAGGTAGGACAAATGATGCTATATCATCACTTACTCCCAATTCTTCAACTGTTGTCTTTTTATTTAAAGGTAGTGTTGCTGCACTTGAAGAAGTTGAGAATCCAAATAATGCAACTTTAGCTGCTTTTCTAACAAAAGGAATTGGACTTAATCCTGTTGAAACTGCTATTAGAAGTGAATATCCAAATACTAAGAATATCAATAAACTAATAGTTGTAACCACAACATACACCATAGCTGGTTTTAAGTGATCTACTCCATATGATGCAAATGTTCTTGTTAAAAGTACAAATATAGCTATTGGTCCAAATTTATTTATAACAAAAGATAAGAACTTAACAACTATATCGTTGATCTCTTGAAGTACATTTTTTAAATATTTTACTCTATCTCCTAAACTATTTATACAAAGTCCTGTTGAAACTGCTAAAAATACAGTTGCTAATACTCCACCATTATTTGAAAATGCTGAGAAAATATTGTTAGGCACAACACTCATAAATACAAGTAATGGGTTACTTCCTGATTTTCCTTTTACCATGTTAATTCCAGTAGAAATTTTTACATTAAATCCACCTGATTTATATACAAGCATTCCCACAATACCTGCCATAACTAAAGCAATTAGTGAAGAAATTAAAAAGAAACTTAAAGTTTTATATGATATACGCCCTAATTTTTTTGAGTCACTAATGTGACACATAGCTAAAGTTATAGATGTAAATACCATTGGAATTATTACTAGTTGTAATGAATTTACAAAAAGTTGCCCTATAATATAGAAAATACCTAATGATCTTTCTGCTCCCTTAGCTGAAATATCTTGGAAAAGTAATGAATTAATAAATTTCCAAGTATCACTATTTCCCCCAACTTTTTCTCTTAAAAGAATAAAAATAAATCCTGCTACTATTCCTGCAATTAAAGCTATTGTCATCTTTATTGCAAGAGTGTTTTTCCCTTGTTTCACTGAATTAGACCTCCATATATAATAATTTAATTTTAGATAACATGGGTTTAAAAAAATTTTACCTTTAATGATTATAATAAAGATATTAAAAAATGTCAAAAAAATTTTTATTTTCTCTTAAAAAATAATCTATTATTTTAAAAAATTTTCAAACTAATATAGAAGTCATTTAGCAAAAATAAAAAAGACAAGGTTTTTGGCAGCCCTTGTCTTTTCATTCCTGTTACTATTTTATCTTTTAGTCAACTTAATTATACCATAGCATTTTAATAAAATCAATGATATAATAATCAAGTTCCGCCTCGAATCTGAACATCTCAAGAAAGGAGGTGCGAAGTGAAGAGGCTATTTTATATTTTAGTCATGATAATAATGTTCTTTTTATTATCTAAAAACTTATACTAGATTTTATTCATAAAAGTTTTATGTGGGAGGATTTGGCAGATCCTCCTGCTTTTTTATTTTTTTTAAAAAAGGTGTTGAGTTTCTATCTCTCAACACCTTTCTATAAGCCTATTTTAAACCTTTACTTTGTAAAAGTTCAATCATCTCTAAATTATTTTTTTCTTTAGCAATAGATATAGCACTATCACCATAAGACATATAATAAGGATTTACTCCCAATTCAAATAGTTTTTTAACTACATTTACATATCCATTATCTACTGCTCTCAAATATATTTCACCAAATATATTCTCATTTTTTCTATTTCTCATATTTAGATTATAATCTTTTATCTCTAAAAGTTTTAAAAGCATATTTTCATCATTAGTATAGAAAATAGGAATATTTCCATAAATATCCTCTTTTTTAAAATCTCCACCTCTTTCTAACATAAGTTCTACAAGTTTAATATTACCAGAAACTACTGCATCAAAAATAGGTGTCCATCCTTCACTGTTTTCTATATCTAAATTTGCCCCTGCTAAAACTAAATATTCACTATACTCAAAAGGTTTATTCTTTATAAAATAGCTAATTACACTCTCTTTCTTATTATCTAGTTTATTTATATCTGCTCCTGCTATAACAAGTTTATTTAAAGCTTCAGAGCTTCTCACATAGAAAATAGGTGTTCTTCCATCTTCTATCTCCTCTTCAAGATATGCCCCTCTTATTAGAATCATATCCAATACATTATGGCTATCATTTTCAACAGCTATCATAAGCAGACTTTTTCCATCTTTGCTATATGTTACAGGAAAATTTTCTGAAAAAAAACTATTTAATAAAAAACTATTATCTGTCTCAATTGCATTTACCACCTCTTCAGGTGCAATAACCACATTTTTCTTGTCTTTTAGCATTGAACAACTTGTAAATATAATTATTATTATACTTAGACATATTAGCTTTCTCATAAATTTAACCTCTCCAGTTAATTAGTCTTCATTTCTTTTTTCAGCTTTTCTTCTTTCTCCCTCTTTTAGAACTTTCTTTCTAAGTCTAATATTTGTAGGAGTTACTTCTACTAACTCATCTTCAGCAATATAATCTAGTGCTTGTTCTAGTGAGAATCTTCTTGGAGTTGCTAATTTAACTGCATCGTCACTTCCTGCTGCTCTCATATTTGTAAGTTTTTTAGTTTTACATACGTTTACAACAAGGTCATTTTCTCTGCTGTGCTCTCCAACTATCATTCCTTCATATACAGGAATTCCTGGATCTAAGAATAATATTCCTCTATCTTGAATATTATTTAAAGCATATGGAACTGTTACTCCAGGTTCTGTTGCTATTAATACCCCTTTAGTTCTTGTAGGGATCTCTCCTTTGTATGGTTCATAGCTATAGAATGAATGGTTTAATATTCCTGTTCCTTTAGTATCTGTTAAGAATTCATTTCTAAATCCAATAAGTCCTCTTGCAGGTACTTTAAATTCAAGACGAGTATATCCATCTGTTCCAGGAGTCATTGTTACCATTTCCCCTTTTCTACTTCCCATCTTTTCAATAACTACACCTGTATAACAATCATCAACGTCAATTAGTGCCATTTCGATAGGCTCCATTTTTTGTCCATTTTCCTCTTTCATAAGAACTCTTGGTTTTGAAACTTGAATTTCAAATCCTTCTCTTCTCATATTTTCAAGAAGTATAGAAAGTTGAAGTTCTCCTCTTCCTTTAACAACAAAGGCATCTGGAGCATCTGTTGCTTCTACTCTCATACTTACATTTGTTTGTAATTCTTTTTGTAGTCTTTCCCAAATGTGTCTAGAAGTTACAAATTTTCCTTCTTTTCCAGCAAATGGAGAATCGTTTACCATAAATGTCATAGCAAGTGTTGGCTCATCTATATCAATTAATGGTAATGCTACTGGATCATTGATATCTGCAAGAGTTTCTCCAATATCAATATCCTCGATTCCAGCTATACAAACTATATCTCCAGCTTGAGCTTCTTGAATTTCTACTCTTTTTAATCCTTCATAACCATATAAAACAGAGATTTTTCCTTTTACCATTTTTCCATCTCTTTTTATAAGCATAACATCTTGGTTTCTCTTAACTATACCATTGTGGATTCTTCCTACTGCAAGTTTTCCAACATAGTTATCATATGCAATATTAGTAATTAAGAATTGCATAGGTTTTGTAGCATCTCCTTCTGGATCTTCTACATGCTCAAGAATAGTTTCAAATAGTGGTATCATATCTGAACTTTCATCAGTAAGCTCTCTCTTAGCAAATCCACCTTTTCCAGATGCATAGATTACTGGGAATTCAAGTTGAAGTTCATTTGCATTTAATTCAATAAATAATTCATAAACCATGTATAATACATCTTCTGGTCTTGCATTTGGTTTATCAACTTTATTTACTACAACTATTGGTCTGTGCCCTTGTTCAAGAGCTTTCTTTAATACATATTTTGTTTGTGGCATTGGTCCTTCAAAAGCATCTACAAGTAGTACTACTGAATCAACCATTTTCATAATACGTTGTACCTCTCCTCCAAAGTCAGCATGTCCTGGAGTATCAACTATATTGATCTTATAGTCTTTGTATCTTACAGAGGCATTTTTAGAGAAAATTGTTATTCCTCTTTCTCTTTCAATATCATTTGAGTCCATTACTCTTTCTTCTACTTTTTCAAGTTCATGGCTCCCAAATGCTCCACCTTGTCTTAATAGACAGTCTACTAATGTTGTTTTTCCGTGGTCAACATGGGCAATAATTGCTATGTTTTTGATTTTCATTTTTCAACCTTCCTTACGGGAATTAAAAATATTTATATCCCTTTAATAAATTATTACTTACATTACATAATCCTAAAAACTTACCTTCAATATCATACACTCTATATCTTCCATTTTCTGTAGTAAATCTCACTGTATGTCCATTTCTAAATAAAAGTAGGTTTTTATCTCCAGTTAAAGTTATCTTTGGATAATCAAAGAATTCTTCAACACTACTTATAAAGCTACTATCTCCACTGTTACACATCTCTTCAATAGAATCTAATGTATAGGCTTTTTCAATATTAGAAGTTCCAACTTCCTCTCTAACTAGAGATGTCATTGTTGCAAAAGTCCCTAAAGTCTCTCCTAAATCATTAATAAGTGATCTAATATAAGTTCCCTTTGAAACTTTGCATCTAATCTTTCCTTTTCTCCCATCAAATTCCAGTATCTCAATAAAAGAGATAGTTACTTTTCTTGATTTTCTCTCTATTTCAATTCCTTGTCTTGCAAGTTCATAGAGTTTTTTTCCATCTACTTTTAATGCAGAATACATAGGTGGTACTTGATCTATCTCTCCAGTAAATCTTTCTAATGCTATCTTCAAATCATCTGTTGAAACATTAAATTCATCTACTTTGTCAAGAACTTTTCCCTCTACATCATAAGTATCTGTTCTATATCCTAGTTCAAATCCAGCTGTATATATTTTTTCATATCCTTCAATATCTTCTACAAGTCTTGTTGCTCTCCCAACACATACTACAAGTACCCCTGTTGCTAATGGATCAAGTGTTCCAGTATGTCCTATTTTTCTCTCGTGAAGACATCTTCTCAACCTTCTAACTACATCAAAAGATGTTATTCCACTAGGTTTATTTACATTTATTATCCCTTCCAAAACATCAACTCCTGCATAGAACTATCCTTTATTATAACATATATTATTCATCTTTCAAACATTTTTATAAATTTTTTCTATTTACGTTTTTTTACCACTGTTTCTGATTTTTAGAAAAATATAGTTATTCTATTCTATATTTATTTGTTGGACTCCATAATATATAGTCCTCTATTCCTAAATCTCTTAGAGCTTGAACTTGAAGTTCTATCTCTTTAGGTCCGTAATTAATATGTCCCTTTACCCACTTTGCTGTAAATGCTTGTATCCATGGTCTGATCATAGCTGGTGTATCAATATTAGCATTTCTATTTATAGAGTCTTGTGTACAATGATAAACTGTCTTATATGGATAAGCATCTGGTACAGGTAGTCCATAAACCCCTCTTCCATAGTGGCTTGGATAGATCATTGGACAGATGTAATCAACTACATTACTTACAGATTCCCAATGTTGTCCCAATGCCATATCATCTGGTAAACTTCCAACTTGCCCATAAACATCTGCTGCTATATATACTCCTAAAGGTTCCAATTCCTTTCTAGCATAAGCTAAATATTTTTGAATTGTCTCTGGCTTAGATTCATTTTTTGTATTTCTATAATTCAGTTCCTTATCTAACTTTCCTCCATTTGATGCTGGGAATCTTACATAGTCAAATTGAATCTCATCAAATCCAGCTTTTGCTGCTTCTTTTGCCACCGCTACATTGTATTCCCATAAATATCTATCGTGAGGAGAAACCCAAATAACACCATCACTATTTGTAAAAGGTTTTCCAGTAGCTTTACTAATTATAGCTTTATCAGGATTTGCCTTAGCATAAGTAGGATCTTTAAAAGATACTATTCTTGCTATTGTGTAGATATTATTATCTTTTAATCTCTTCATAAATTTTTCAATATCTTTAATTGGAGCACGTCTATTAGCTAAAGGATTATATTTTTCACCAGCCTCCATTTTAAATAAAAGTGTTCCATCATCTTCTTTTACATCAATTACAAAGGCATTTATCTTAGTTCTTTTTGTAAGAGCAATTAATTCATCCATCTTTTTATTTAGAGATGCTGAACTACTTGTTACATAGATCCCTTTTACTTTTACCCTTTTATTATCTGGATACTCTTTTTTCTCAACTGGAGAGAAATCAAGATTTTTCCAATTTTTTGGTAAAGTCTCTTGCATAGTTCCAGCAAGTTGATTTTCTTTTATCCAACCAGTTTTTCTCTTACCATTTTTAGTATATGCAATTTTTTCCCAGTTATCCTTTATAACGATTTTTTGAACTTCATTTTTTCCATCAGCTTTTTTAACAGTTTTATTTTTTATAATATCAACTGTTCTTTTCTCTAAAACTTCAACCCTAGTACTTATTTTTAAGTTATCCTCAGCTTTAGGAGTAATTTTAGTATCAGCAAATACTCTTATACTTTTATTAGCATATTTATACTTATTTGATACCTTTTTATCCTCAATATTTTCTTTAACTACAACCTCTTCTCCTTTATTTTCAGTTGTAACTTCTGTATTTTTTTCCTCTACCTTATCAGTTGTAGTTATATTTTTCTCCTCGATTACAGGATTTACAACTTCTTTTTTCTCTCCAGCTACCTCTTCTTTATCCTCTAACATATTTAATTCCTTAACTACATTTTCACTTTTCGTAGTTGTTTCAGGTTTCTCACTTCCCAATGAGATATTTTTTGTCATATCCACAGTTGCTGTGATAATTACAAGATAACAAAAGATAGAAAATAGAATCTTTTTAATAAAGCTATTTTGATTCACGTAACTCCCTCCAAAAATTTTAAATTTTACCTTACTATTTTATACTATTTATTGAAATTTAGCTATATAGAATTTTTCATTTTAGTTATTATTTGAAATATATTTTTTTTAGTGATATTATCTTTATATTAAAGTTAAAATTGGAGGCTTTAAATGAATAATAAATTTTTACAAGAGGAATTAAACTCTCTTAAAGAAACTAACAACTTTAGAGTTTTAAAAGAGTGTAACTCTTCACTTATAAATTTTTCTTCTAATGATTATTTAGGATTAGCAAATGACAAAGAGCTTTTAAATGAGTTTTATTCAAATTATCATTGTAAACTATCCTCTAGCTCATCTCGTTTAATAGATGGTTCATATCCTGAAGTTATGGAGTTAGAAAGAGAGTTAGAAAAAATCTACAATAGAGCTGGAATTGTTTTCAACTCTGGTTTTGATGCCAATTCATCTATAATTGAGACTTTTTATAATAAAGATACACTTATTATCAGTGATAGATTAAACCATGCAAGTATCTATGATGGGATTGTTAACTCTGGAGCAAAACTATTGAGATATAAGCATTTAGATATGGAAAATTTAGAAAATCTTTTAATAAAATATAGAGATAAATATGAAGATATCCTTGTTGTTACTGAAACTGTTTATAGTATGGATGGAGATGTGGCAGATATAAAAA
It includes:
- a CDS encoding tRNA-binding protein — its product is MEKIKYSDFAKLEMRVGKIVEVEKVATANKLYKVQIDIGHENTIQTVTSLVDYYTAEELMGKIVVVLVNLEPAKMRGEVSQCMLLCAETEDASKSILLTPEKEIALGTKIV
- a CDS encoding MurR/RpiR family transcriptional regulator; the protein is MKKKILGYLDDNYDSFSKSFKKIADYIRYNQSIVSFISINQLAKETDTSPATITRFSKNLGFRGYPDFQKIFQKEVEKETSYMKGLKNSIDEMSGGTNILQEVIDTNVELLQEIDVLEIEKALDQAVEWIKSSRKLYILGARGSYALAYYLYFMLKEFREGVELMISGASDFTDKLLYSQKDDLLFTISFHPYTNFTCQVTEFFKEQGNKVITVTDKKDSTLGNISDLVLTTKNGEKAYTFVPGIVILNALLLKLGVEDKEEVLDKFEKLKEITDRFNIYIDK
- a CDS encoding formimidoylglutamase, producing the protein MKKLWNGKIDSFEEDDLKLWQVVKDISEAQEKGGVCFVGYDTEDGILRDEGVAGASEGANAIRKGLSELPNIKNLRIYDYGNLEKKTLEEAQEEYSEKIADIYSKGLFPIGLGGGHDIVYGAYKGIRKAFPDKKIGIISFDAHLDIKSYDERMTSETSFKKILDEDKNVEYAITGFQRLENSRSLIKNADEKGVLVLEEEYPEEFTISSLKSFVKKMDIVYVTICMDVFDGAAAPGVSFPTVLGMDSKKGKRILRALMETKKVVCLDFAEINPRYDVANRTSRLAGYMIYETMEKLVDMYRFTKWFDKIK
- a CDS encoding dicarboxylate/amino acid:cation symporter, producing MKQGKNTLAIKMTIALIAGIVAGFIFILLREKVGGNSDTWKFINSLLFQDISAKGAERSLGIFYIIGQLFVNSLQLVIIPMVFTSITLAMCHISDSKKLGRISYKTLSFFLISSLIALVMAGIVGMLVYKSGGFNVKISTGINMVKGKSGSNPLLVFMSVVPNNIFSAFSNNGGVLATVFLAVSTGLCINSLGDRVKYLKNVLQEINDIVVKFLSFVINKFGPIAIFVLLTRTFASYGVDHLKPAMVYVVVTTISLLIFLVFGYSLLIAVSTGLSPIPFVRKAAKVALFGFSTSSSAATLPLNKKTTVEELGVSDDIASFVLPLGMTTNMNGTAIMQVIAAVFVAAAAGYEVTMTNIFVIGLLALVASVGTPAAPGAGAVVLFTILSGLGYVNDAAILVYSLILAINRPIEMLVTSLNVIGDSATSIYVAKSENMLDIDTYNK
- a CDS encoding ankyrin repeat domain-containing protein; this encodes MRKLICLSIIIIIFTSCSMLKDKKNVVIAPEEVVNAIETDNSFLLNSFFSENFPVTYSKDGKSLLMIAVENDSHNVLDMILIRGAYLEEEIEDGRTPIFYVRSSEALNKLVIAGADINKLDNKKESVISYFIKNKPFEYSEYLVLAGANLDIENSEGWTPIFDAVVSGNIKLVELMLERGGDFKKEDIYGNIPIFYTNDENMLLKLLEIKDYNLNMRNRKNENIFGEIYLRAVDNGYVNVVKKLFELGVNPYYMSYGDSAISIAKEKNNLEMIELLQSKGLK
- the typA gene encoding translational GTPase TypA, giving the protein MKIKNIAIIAHVDHGKTTLVDCLLRQGGAFGSHELEKVEERVMDSNDIERERGITIFSKNASVRYKDYKINIVDTPGHADFGGEVQRIMKMVDSVVLLVDAFEGPMPQTKYVLKKALEQGHRPIVVVNKVDKPNARPEDVLYMVYELFIELNANELQLEFPVIYASGKGGFAKRELTDESSDMIPLFETILEHVEDPEGDATKPMQFLITNIAYDNYVGKLAVGRIHNGIVKRNQDVMLIKRDGKMVKGKISVLYGYEGLKRVEIQEAQAGDIVCIAGIEDIDIGETLADINDPVALPLIDIDEPTLAMTFMVNDSPFAGKEGKFVTSRHIWERLQKELQTNVSMRVEATDAPDAFVVKGRGELQLSILLENMRREGFEIQVSKPRVLMKEENGQKMEPIEMALIDVDDCYTGVVIEKMGSRKGEMVTMTPGTDGYTRLEFKVPARGLIGFRNEFLTDTKGTGILNHSFYSYEPYKGEIPTRTKGVLIATEPGVTVPYALNNIQDRGILFLDPGIPVYEGMIVGEHSRENDLVVNVCKTKKLTNMRAAGSDDAVKLATPRRFSLEQALDYIAEDELVEVTPTNIRLRKKVLKEGERRKAEKRNED
- the truB gene encoding tRNA pseudouridine(55) synthase TruB, whose protein sequence is MEGIINVNKPSGITSFDVVRRLRRCLHERKIGHTGTLDPLATGVLVVCVGRATRLVEDIEGYEKIYTAGFELGYRTDTYDVEGKVLDKVDEFNVSTDDLKIALERFTGEIDQVPPMYSALKVDGKKLYELARQGIEIERKSRKVTISFIEILEFDGRKGKIRCKVSKGTYIRSLINDLGETLGTFATMTSLVREEVGTSNIEKAYTLDSIEEMCNSGDSSFISSVEEFFDYPKITLTGDKNLLLFRNGHTVRFTTENGRYRVYDIEGKFLGLCNVSNNLLKGYKYF